A single genomic interval of Tursiops truncatus isolate mTurTru1 chromosome 1, mTurTru1.mat.Y, whole genome shotgun sequence harbors:
- the KLHL17 gene encoding kelch-like protein 17 isoform X1, protein MQPRSERPAGRTQSPEHGSPGPAPEAPPPPPQPAAPEAERARPRQARPTGPMEGAVQLLSREGHTVSHNSKRHYHDAFVAMSRMRQRGLLCDIVLHVAAKEIRAHKVVLASCSPYFHAMFTNEMSESRQTHVTLHDIDPQALDQLVQFAYTAEIVVGEGNVQTLLPAASLLQLNGVRDACCKFLLSQLDPSNCLGIRGFADTHSCSDLLKAAHRYVLQHFVDVAKTEEFMLLPLKQVLELVSSDSLNVPSEEDVYRAVLSWVKHDVDTRRQHVPRSSHRGDAGMCLEEGPGHMSRPDHSRRATTPQLMKCVRLPLLSRDFLLGHVDAESLVRHHPDCKDLLIEALKFHLLPEQRGVLGSSRTRPRRCEGAGPVLFAVGGGSLFAIHGDCEAYDTRADRWHVVASMSARRARVGVAAVGNRLYAVGGYDGTSDLATVESYDPVTNTWQPEVSMGTRRSCLGVAALHGLLYAAGGYDGASCLNSAERYDPLTGTWTSIAAMSTRRRYVRVAMLDGNLYAVGGYDSSSHLATVEKYEPQVSSWTPVASMLSRRSSAGVAVLEGALYVAGGNDGTSCLNSVERYSPKAGAWESVAPMNIRRSTHDLVSMDGWLYAVGGNDGSSSLNSIEKYNPRTNKVPPGVTRRAWGGYAAGPRCCVGTWGLGGRTITSRGRAVVAGAVR, encoded by the exons ATGCAGCCGCGCAGCGAGCGCCCGGCCGGCAGGACGCAAAGTCCAGAGCACGGCAGCCCGGGGCCCGCGCCcgaggcgccgccgccgccgccgcagccggcAGC CCCCGAGGCAGAGCGTGCCCGGCCCCGGCAGGCCCGGCCCACGGGCCCCATGGAGGGTGCAGTGCAGCTGCTGAGCCGCGAGGGCCACACCGTATCCCACAACTCCAAGCGGCACTACCACGATGCCTTCGTGGCCATGAGCCGCATGCGGCAGCGCGGCCTCCTGTGTGACATCGTCTTGCACGTGGCTGCTAAGGAGATCCGGGCACACAAGGTGGTGCTGGCCTCCTGCAGCCCCTACTTCCACGCCATGTTCACAA ATGAGATGAGTGAGAGCCGTCAGACGCATGTGACGCTGCACGATATTGACCCTCAGGCCTTGGACCAGCTGGTGCAGTTTGCGTACACGGCCGAGATCGTGGTGGGGGAAGGCAACGTGCAG ACTCTGCTCCCGGCCGCCAGCCTTCTGCAGCTGAATGGGGTCCGTGATGCCTGCTGCAAGTTCCTGCTGAGTCAGCTCGACCCCTCCAACTGTCTGGGCATCCGGGGCTTCGCCGACACACACTCGTGCAGTGACCTGCTCAAGGCGGCACACAGGTACGTGCTGCAGCACTTCGTGGACGTGGCCAAGACTGAGGAGTTCATGCTGTTGCCGCTGAAGCAG GTGCTGGAACTGGTTTCTAGCGACAGCCTGAACGTGCCTTCAGAGGAGGACGTCTACCGTGCCGTCCTGAGTTGGGTCAAGCACGACGTGGATACCCGGAGGCAGCACGTTCCTCGG AGTTCCCACAGGGGTGATGCAGGCATGTGTCTTGAGGAGGGTCCAGGACACATGAGCAGGCCCGACCATAGCAGGCGTGCTACCACACCCCAGCTGATGAAGTGTGTACGCCTGCCCCTGCTGAGCCGGGACTTCCTGCTGGGCCACGTGGACGCCGAGAGCCTGGTGCGGCACCACCCAGACTGCAAGGACCTACTCATTGAGGCCCTCAAGTTCCACCTGCTGCCCGAGCAGAGGGGCGTCCTGGGCAGCAGCCGCACCCGGCCCCGGCGCTGTGAGGGCGCTGGCCCTGTGCTCTTCGCTGTGG GTGGCGGGAGCCTGTTCGCCATCCACGGCGACTGTGAAGCGTACGACACACGCGCTGACCGCTGGCATGTGGTGGCCTCGATGTCCGCGCGCCGGGCCCGGGTGGGCGTGGCGGCAGTCGGGAACCGGCTGTATGCCGTGGGCGG CTACGATGGGACTTCAGACCTGGCCACCGTAGAGTCCTACGACCCCGTGACCAACACCTGGCAGCCTGAGGTGTCCATGGGCACAAGGCGCAGCTGCCTGGGTGTGGCTGCCCTGCACGGGCTCCTGTATGCAGCCGGTGGCTACGATGGGGCCTCTTGCCTCAACAG TGCCGAGCGCTACGACCCCCTGACGGGAACATGGACGTCGATCGCCGCCATGAGCACCCGGAGGCGATATGTGCGCGTGGCCATGCTCG ATGGGAACCTGTATGCCGTGGGCGGTTATGACAGCTCGTCACACCTGGCCACCGTGGAGAAGTATGAGCCCCAG GTGAGCTCCTGGACGCCCGTGGCCTCCATGCTGAGCCGGCGCAGCTCCGCGGGTGTGGCGGTGCTGGAGGGGGCCCTCTACGTGGCTGGTGGCAATGACGGCACCAGCTGCCTCAACTCTGTGGAGAGATACAGCCCCAAGGCGGGTGCCTGGGAGAGTGTGGCGCCCATGAACATCCGAAG GAGCACACACGACCTGGTGTCCATGGATGGCTGGCTGTACGCCGTAGGGGGCAACGATGGCAGTTCCAGCCTCAACTCCATTGAGAAGTACAACCCGAGGACCAACAA GGTCCCGCCTGGGGTGACCAGGAGGGCCTGGGGTGGCTATGCGGCTGGGCCGAGATGCTGTGTTGGCACCTGGGGGCTTGGAGGCCGCACCATCACATCCAGGGGCAGGGCTGTGGTGGCCGGTGCGGTGCGTTAA
- the KLHL17 gene encoding kelch-like protein 17 isoform X2, with amino-acid sequence MQPRSERPAGRTQSPEHGSPGPAPEAPPPPPQPAAPEAERARPRQARPTGPMEGAVQLLSREGHTVSHNSKRHYHDAFVAMSRMRQRGLLCDIVLHVAAKEIRAHKVVLASCSPYFHAMFTNEMSESRQTHVTLHDIDPQALDQLVQFAYTAEIVVGEGNVQTLLPAASLLQLNGVRDACCKFLLSQLDPSNCLGIRGFADTHSCSDLLKAAHRYVLQHFVDVAKTEEFMLLPLKQVLELVSSDSLNVPSEEDVYRAVLSWVKHDVDTRRQHVPRLMKCVRLPLLSRDFLLGHVDAESLVRHHPDCKDLLIEALKFHLLPEQRGVLGSSRTRPRRCEGAGPVLFAVGGGSLFAIHGDCEAYDTRADRWHVVASMSARRARVGVAAVGNRLYAVGGYDGTSDLATVESYDPVTNTWQPEVSMGTRRSCLGVAALHGLLYAAGGYDGASCLNSAERYDPLTGTWTSIAAMSTRRRYVRVAMLDGNLYAVGGYDSSSHLATVEKYEPQVSSWTPVASMLSRRSSAGVAVLEGALYVAGGNDGTSCLNSVERYSPKAGAWESVAPMNIRRSTHDLVSMDGWLYAVGGNDGSSSLNSIEKYNPRTNKWVAASCMFTRRSSVGVAVLELLNFPPPSSPTLSVSSTSL; translated from the exons ATGCAGCCGCGCAGCGAGCGCCCGGCCGGCAGGACGCAAAGTCCAGAGCACGGCAGCCCGGGGCCCGCGCCcgaggcgccgccgccgccgccgcagccggcAGC CCCCGAGGCAGAGCGTGCCCGGCCCCGGCAGGCCCGGCCCACGGGCCCCATGGAGGGTGCAGTGCAGCTGCTGAGCCGCGAGGGCCACACCGTATCCCACAACTCCAAGCGGCACTACCACGATGCCTTCGTGGCCATGAGCCGCATGCGGCAGCGCGGCCTCCTGTGTGACATCGTCTTGCACGTGGCTGCTAAGGAGATCCGGGCACACAAGGTGGTGCTGGCCTCCTGCAGCCCCTACTTCCACGCCATGTTCACAA ATGAGATGAGTGAGAGCCGTCAGACGCATGTGACGCTGCACGATATTGACCCTCAGGCCTTGGACCAGCTGGTGCAGTTTGCGTACACGGCCGAGATCGTGGTGGGGGAAGGCAACGTGCAG ACTCTGCTCCCGGCCGCCAGCCTTCTGCAGCTGAATGGGGTCCGTGATGCCTGCTGCAAGTTCCTGCTGAGTCAGCTCGACCCCTCCAACTGTCTGGGCATCCGGGGCTTCGCCGACACACACTCGTGCAGTGACCTGCTCAAGGCGGCACACAGGTACGTGCTGCAGCACTTCGTGGACGTGGCCAAGACTGAGGAGTTCATGCTGTTGCCGCTGAAGCAG GTGCTGGAACTGGTTTCTAGCGACAGCCTGAACGTGCCTTCAGAGGAGGACGTCTACCGTGCCGTCCTGAGTTGGGTCAAGCACGACGTGGATACCCGGAGGCAGCACGTTCCTCGG CTGATGAAGTGTGTACGCCTGCCCCTGCTGAGCCGGGACTTCCTGCTGGGCCACGTGGACGCCGAGAGCCTGGTGCGGCACCACCCAGACTGCAAGGACCTACTCATTGAGGCCCTCAAGTTCCACCTGCTGCCCGAGCAGAGGGGCGTCCTGGGCAGCAGCCGCACCCGGCCCCGGCGCTGTGAGGGCGCTGGCCCTGTGCTCTTCGCTGTGG GTGGCGGGAGCCTGTTCGCCATCCACGGCGACTGTGAAGCGTACGACACACGCGCTGACCGCTGGCATGTGGTGGCCTCGATGTCCGCGCGCCGGGCCCGGGTGGGCGTGGCGGCAGTCGGGAACCGGCTGTATGCCGTGGGCGG CTACGATGGGACTTCAGACCTGGCCACCGTAGAGTCCTACGACCCCGTGACCAACACCTGGCAGCCTGAGGTGTCCATGGGCACAAGGCGCAGCTGCCTGGGTGTGGCTGCCCTGCACGGGCTCCTGTATGCAGCCGGTGGCTACGATGGGGCCTCTTGCCTCAACAG TGCCGAGCGCTACGACCCCCTGACGGGAACATGGACGTCGATCGCCGCCATGAGCACCCGGAGGCGATATGTGCGCGTGGCCATGCTCG ATGGGAACCTGTATGCCGTGGGCGGTTATGACAGCTCGTCACACCTGGCCACCGTGGAGAAGTATGAGCCCCAG GTGAGCTCCTGGACGCCCGTGGCCTCCATGCTGAGCCGGCGCAGCTCCGCGGGTGTGGCGGTGCTGGAGGGGGCCCTCTACGTGGCTGGTGGCAATGACGGCACCAGCTGCCTCAACTCTGTGGAGAGATACAGCCCCAAGGCGGGTGCCTGGGAGAGTGTGGCGCCCATGAACATCCGAAG GAGCACACACGACCTGGTGTCCATGGATGGCTGGCTGTACGCCGTAGGGGGCAACGATGGCAGTTCCAGCCTCAACTCCATTGAGAAGTACAACCCGAGGACCAACAAGTGGGTGGCCGCGTCCTGCATGTTCACGCGGCGCAGCAGCGTGGGCGTGGCAGTGCTCGAGCTGCTCAACTTCCCGCCGCCCTCTTCGCCCACGCTGTCCGTGTCGTCCACCAGCCTCTGA
- the KLHL17 gene encoding kelch-like protein 17 isoform X3 gives MQPRSERPAGRTQSPEHGSPGPAPEAPPPPPQPAAPEAERARPRQARPTGPMEGAVQLLSREGHTVSHNSKRHYHDAFVAMSRMRQRGLLCDIVLHVAAKEIRAHKVVLASCSPYFHAMFTNEMSESRQTHVTLHDIDPQALDQLVQFAYTAEIVVGEGNVQTLLPAASLLQLNGVRDACCKFLLSQLDPSNCLGIRGFADTHSCSDLLKAAHRYVLQHFVDVAKTEEFMLLPLKQVLELVSSDSLNVPSEEDVYRAVLSWVKHDVDTRRQHVPRSSHRGDAGMCLEEGPGHMSRPDHSRRATTPQLMKCVRLPLLSRDFLLGHVDAESLVRHHPDCKDLLIEALKFHLLPEQRGVLGSSRTRPRRCEGAGPVLFAVGGGSLFAIHGDCEAYDTRADRWHVVASMSARRARVGVAAVGNRLYAVGGYDGTSDLATVESYDPVTNTWQPEVSMGTRRSCLGVAALHGLLYAAGGYDGASCLNSAERYDPLTGTWTSIAAMSTRRRYVRVAMLDGNLYAVGGYDSSSHLATVEKYEPQTSHPGLESCTWRRREAGSGSAPSPSLHRR, from the exons ATGCAGCCGCGCAGCGAGCGCCCGGCCGGCAGGACGCAAAGTCCAGAGCACGGCAGCCCGGGGCCCGCGCCcgaggcgccgccgccgccgccgcagccggcAGC CCCCGAGGCAGAGCGTGCCCGGCCCCGGCAGGCCCGGCCCACGGGCCCCATGGAGGGTGCAGTGCAGCTGCTGAGCCGCGAGGGCCACACCGTATCCCACAACTCCAAGCGGCACTACCACGATGCCTTCGTGGCCATGAGCCGCATGCGGCAGCGCGGCCTCCTGTGTGACATCGTCTTGCACGTGGCTGCTAAGGAGATCCGGGCACACAAGGTGGTGCTGGCCTCCTGCAGCCCCTACTTCCACGCCATGTTCACAA ATGAGATGAGTGAGAGCCGTCAGACGCATGTGACGCTGCACGATATTGACCCTCAGGCCTTGGACCAGCTGGTGCAGTTTGCGTACACGGCCGAGATCGTGGTGGGGGAAGGCAACGTGCAG ACTCTGCTCCCGGCCGCCAGCCTTCTGCAGCTGAATGGGGTCCGTGATGCCTGCTGCAAGTTCCTGCTGAGTCAGCTCGACCCCTCCAACTGTCTGGGCATCCGGGGCTTCGCCGACACACACTCGTGCAGTGACCTGCTCAAGGCGGCACACAGGTACGTGCTGCAGCACTTCGTGGACGTGGCCAAGACTGAGGAGTTCATGCTGTTGCCGCTGAAGCAG GTGCTGGAACTGGTTTCTAGCGACAGCCTGAACGTGCCTTCAGAGGAGGACGTCTACCGTGCCGTCCTGAGTTGGGTCAAGCACGACGTGGATACCCGGAGGCAGCACGTTCCTCGG AGTTCCCACAGGGGTGATGCAGGCATGTGTCTTGAGGAGGGTCCAGGACACATGAGCAGGCCCGACCATAGCAGGCGTGCTACCACACCCCAGCTGATGAAGTGTGTACGCCTGCCCCTGCTGAGCCGGGACTTCCTGCTGGGCCACGTGGACGCCGAGAGCCTGGTGCGGCACCACCCAGACTGCAAGGACCTACTCATTGAGGCCCTCAAGTTCCACCTGCTGCCCGAGCAGAGGGGCGTCCTGGGCAGCAGCCGCACCCGGCCCCGGCGCTGTGAGGGCGCTGGCCCTGTGCTCTTCGCTGTGG GTGGCGGGAGCCTGTTCGCCATCCACGGCGACTGTGAAGCGTACGACACACGCGCTGACCGCTGGCATGTGGTGGCCTCGATGTCCGCGCGCCGGGCCCGGGTGGGCGTGGCGGCAGTCGGGAACCGGCTGTATGCCGTGGGCGG CTACGATGGGACTTCAGACCTGGCCACCGTAGAGTCCTACGACCCCGTGACCAACACCTGGCAGCCTGAGGTGTCCATGGGCACAAGGCGCAGCTGCCTGGGTGTGGCTGCCCTGCACGGGCTCCTGTATGCAGCCGGTGGCTACGATGGGGCCTCTTGCCTCAACAG TGCCGAGCGCTACGACCCCCTGACGGGAACATGGACGTCGATCGCCGCCATGAGCACCCGGAGGCGATATGTGCGCGTGGCCATGCTCG ATGGGAACCTGTATGCCGTGGGCGGTTATGACAGCTCGTCACACCTGGCCACCGTGGAGAAGTATGAGCCCCAG ACATCCCACCCTGGACTAGAGTCCTGCACGTGGAGACGGAGGGAGGCTGGTAGTGGGTCTGCCCCCAGCCCGTCCCTCCACCGCAGGTGA
- the KLHL17 gene encoding kelch-like protein 17 isoform X4: MQPRSERPAGRTQSPEHGSPGPAPEAPPPPPQPAAPEAERARPRQARPTGPMEGAVQLLSREGHTVSHNSKRHYHDAFVAMSRMRQRGLLCDIVLHVAAKEIRAHKVVLASCSPYFHAMFTNEMSESRQTHVTLHDIDPQALDQLVQFAYTAEIVVGEGNVQTLLPAASLLQLNGVRDACCKFLLSQLDPSNCLGIRGFADTHSCSDLLKAAHRYVLQHFVDVAKTEEFMLLPLKQVLELVSSDSLNVPSEEDVYRAVLSWVKHDVDTRRQHVPRSSHRGDAGMCLEEGPGHMSRPDHSRRATTPQLMKCVRLPLLSRDFLLGHVDAESLVRHHPDCKDLLIEALKFHLLPEQRGVLGSSRTRPRRCEGAGPVLFAVGGGSLFAIHGDCEAYDTRADRWHVVASMSARRARVGVAAVGNRLYAVGGYDGTSDLATVESYDPVTNTWQPEVSMGTRRSCLGVAALHGLLYAAGGYDGASCLNRSWGRDCLSATAQGQQPSWCLQCRALRPPDGNMDVDRRHEHPEAICARGHARWEPVCRGRL, translated from the exons ATGCAGCCGCGCAGCGAGCGCCCGGCCGGCAGGACGCAAAGTCCAGAGCACGGCAGCCCGGGGCCCGCGCCcgaggcgccgccgccgccgccgcagccggcAGC CCCCGAGGCAGAGCGTGCCCGGCCCCGGCAGGCCCGGCCCACGGGCCCCATGGAGGGTGCAGTGCAGCTGCTGAGCCGCGAGGGCCACACCGTATCCCACAACTCCAAGCGGCACTACCACGATGCCTTCGTGGCCATGAGCCGCATGCGGCAGCGCGGCCTCCTGTGTGACATCGTCTTGCACGTGGCTGCTAAGGAGATCCGGGCACACAAGGTGGTGCTGGCCTCCTGCAGCCCCTACTTCCACGCCATGTTCACAA ATGAGATGAGTGAGAGCCGTCAGACGCATGTGACGCTGCACGATATTGACCCTCAGGCCTTGGACCAGCTGGTGCAGTTTGCGTACACGGCCGAGATCGTGGTGGGGGAAGGCAACGTGCAG ACTCTGCTCCCGGCCGCCAGCCTTCTGCAGCTGAATGGGGTCCGTGATGCCTGCTGCAAGTTCCTGCTGAGTCAGCTCGACCCCTCCAACTGTCTGGGCATCCGGGGCTTCGCCGACACACACTCGTGCAGTGACCTGCTCAAGGCGGCACACAGGTACGTGCTGCAGCACTTCGTGGACGTGGCCAAGACTGAGGAGTTCATGCTGTTGCCGCTGAAGCAG GTGCTGGAACTGGTTTCTAGCGACAGCCTGAACGTGCCTTCAGAGGAGGACGTCTACCGTGCCGTCCTGAGTTGGGTCAAGCACGACGTGGATACCCGGAGGCAGCACGTTCCTCGG AGTTCCCACAGGGGTGATGCAGGCATGTGTCTTGAGGAGGGTCCAGGACACATGAGCAGGCCCGACCATAGCAGGCGTGCTACCACACCCCAGCTGATGAAGTGTGTACGCCTGCCCCTGCTGAGCCGGGACTTCCTGCTGGGCCACGTGGACGCCGAGAGCCTGGTGCGGCACCACCCAGACTGCAAGGACCTACTCATTGAGGCCCTCAAGTTCCACCTGCTGCCCGAGCAGAGGGGCGTCCTGGGCAGCAGCCGCACCCGGCCCCGGCGCTGTGAGGGCGCTGGCCCTGTGCTCTTCGCTGTGG GTGGCGGGAGCCTGTTCGCCATCCACGGCGACTGTGAAGCGTACGACACACGCGCTGACCGCTGGCATGTGGTGGCCTCGATGTCCGCGCGCCGGGCCCGGGTGGGCGTGGCGGCAGTCGGGAACCGGCTGTATGCCGTGGGCGG CTACGATGGGACTTCAGACCTGGCCACCGTAGAGTCCTACGACCCCGTGACCAACACCTGGCAGCCTGAGGTGTCCATGGGCACAAGGCGCAGCTGCCTGGGTGTGGCTGCCCTGCACGGGCTCCTGTATGCAGCCGGTGGCTACGATGGGGCCTCTTGCCTCAACAG GTCGTGGGGCCGGGACTGCCTTTCTGCCACTGCTCAAGGTCAGCAGCCGTCCTGGTGTCTACAGTGCCGAGCGCTACGACCCCCTGACGGGAACATGGACGTCGATCGCCGCCATGAGCACCCGGAGGCGATATGTGCGCGTGGCCATGCTCG ATGGGAACCTGTATGCCGTGGGCGGTTATGA